The genome window TTCAGGTAATTTAAGCGTTCAGTCAGTTGCTTTACTTCTGCAGCTACGTCTTGTGGTGTTGTCATAGTTCAGGGTTATACTTCACGTAAAAATATCTAAAAGCTAAGAAGGGAACAACGAGAAACTGGTTTGTTATGGGGGATACTTTATAGTTATTCTTGCGATACCTTCTGAATAAAGCCGGGAATATATCAGCTAATGAGGGCAGTTGACCAATTATTATTAAAGTTAAAAGCCACCCGGAGGTGGCTCATAAAGTATAGGTTAAGACTTTACTTGATCTTTACGCCGTCAGCTACAAAACGGAGTTCTTCTCTGGGAGAGTTTATGGCTGCAATTTCATTGGCTGGTTTACCTGCATCTTCAGCATAGTGCCGCTGATCTTCGACAGATATTACTTCGCGTTTAGCTGTACCGGTAAATACCACTGATTTGCCTTTCAAGTCTTCTACCGGTAAAAAGAAACCATAATTCCGGAAAGTGACTTTCATAGTGCTGTTATCTGCCATTTTTACATCCATCCAGCAGCCTTTCGACTGGCAGCTCTCCACTATCTCGCCTGAAACAGTGGCCTGTACTGAATCCACGTCTGCAGCAAGGGCGTCCTGTAACTGAGTTACCGAAAGTATATTATCTTCTGAAAAGTCAGAACCATAGACCGGTGCCTGGGTAGTAACTGATTCCTGTGTTTCGGTTGTGCTTTCTTGCTGCTGATTACAGCTGCTAAGCGCAAGACCTATCAGTAGGGCAAATATGCACTTGTTTTTCATGTGTTGGTTGTTGTTGAGTTAAGTAAATATACTAAGATCAGCCCCAAATCCTACACTGCACCAGGAAAGCACATTGTGCCGAACTACATTTTTATCAGCGCTGATCTACCCAGCGGGCATTACTGATATTGATGAGAAGCCGCCCTGTAAGAACGGGAAGGTACCTGATGGGAATACTTGCCTGGAAACTATCCAGCATCAGTTCGAAGTTGGTGCCAAAACTGATGGTGTTTCTGTCCGGGGCTAAAATTACCGGAACACGTTGTTGATTGGTTGTACCCTGCAGCGTGATGTAAGTGCGCTGGTTAAGCGGTTCTGTATATGGATTACCACTGTTTATAATTTCTTCAGGTACATCAATCATAAAAATCAGCTCCGGAAATTTAGCACCATATAATACTTCGTAGGCCATGCCAGGAGGAATGGTATCGCTGGTAGGGAGAAGGGAATTTATTTGTACACGGCACTCCAGTTGTTCAGTAGAGTTGTTGTAACGTACTAAAAGACTGGGAGACTGAAATTCGTAGCGGCCTGAAGAACCTTCCAGTACTACTGTTATAAAATTCTTGCCTGTAAACGGAGTTCTAAGCTGTGCTTTTGCATTTGAACTGATCAGGCTTAACAACATTAACCAGATAATTGAAAAGAAGTATAAATTTTTTTGCATACTAATCAGATACTAACTACATACTATATCTAACGACATCAGTCACAGTATGATAATTAACCGGAAGTATAATTTTCAGATAAAAAGGAAAATTTAAGGCAGAGCAGGTGCAGTGAAAGGCATGTACTAAAAAGTATATTTATCTGTTCATATGCAAAACAAACCATAATCCGTATAGGTATATAAATGTGTAGTATTGGCTATAGTATTTACCTGCGTAAAACCTTTGTTTAGGTTATATCTAATGGATTCAGATAAGAAAAATAAGGTTGGCTCTAAACAGCTCTCAGCTTTTAAAAAGATGGAGCGTATGCATCCTATACGGATGCTGCTATACCTGAGTATGGTGGGTATCGGAGTGCTTTTCCTGATCCTGCTGATTGCCTTTATGCGTACAGGTGGTTTCGATTCTGAAAACGTTAGCCTTCCGAAGTTCTTTAGTGTGAGTACGGTGCTGTTGTTATTCAGTAGTTATACAATGGGCAGGGTGCCGCAGATTTACAAGAAAGACAAATTGCATAAAATGACGCGTTACCTGGGTGCTACACTGGCTCTGGGCTTACTCTTTATAGGAGCACAAATTTTAGGGTGGCGCGAAATGACAGCTGCCGGGGTAAATTTTAGTGGTAAAGCTTCAGGAACTTATTTATACCTGATATCGGCATTACATATCCTGCACCTGGTGGGAGGTATTATCTTTCTTTTCTTCATTTTTTTTAAAACAGCCCATGTTGCAGCCGATAGTGTCAGGAGCCTGATATTTATCCGGGATCCATACCGCCATCTGCAATTATCAATGCTCAGAAGTTACTGGAATTTTCTGGACTTTATGTGGGTAGGTTTATACCTGGTTTTCCTGTTTATCTTTTAAGCCTTAGCGCACTATTGTAACACTGCCCTTGTATTGCGTACTTCCGAAGTCTATCAGGTAGAAGTATACGCCGTCGTTAACCCCTTTTCCATCCCATTTAAAGTTGTTCTGAGCACTAAAATATACCTCTTTACCCCACCTGTTAAATACTTTTATACTTGCAAACTGTGCTGTACAGAAATCCGAAGGCAGGTTCGGTATTTCAAAAAAGTCGTTCAGGCCATCGCCGTTCGGTGTAAAAATATTGGCAGGTATAAAATCACGGAGCAGCGGCACCTTCACTTTAAACTCCATAGATAATACTGGCTCCGGTGCCGGATTACAGGTTTGCTCGTCAAGTATAAAATTTACCCGCACAACATCCCGCTCGGCCATCTGGCAATTAGCTATTAAATTAAAAACACCCCGTGCCTGACCGTTACCAGGAGTTGCAGTAAATGTCATGCCTAAATCAGCCAGGTTAAAACCATCGCCAACCGCAGTTAATTGTAGTGGGTCCAGGTCTATGTCATCTCCAAACAAATTGGCTTCAAAAGGCTCGTTCAGGTTAAGTTCATAGAGTATAGGCGCTTTATCTGAAGTAAGTGTAGGTGCATTGTTAGGTGCTGTTATCCTAAACTCTATCGTTTTGGTCTGGTCTGGAGAAGGAAAGCAGTCATCTTCTTTTAATCTGAATGTTACCCGCCGCACAGCCTCTTCTTCTGAGTTACACACGGCTGTCCATTTTAAATTACCGTTTGCTGCACCTTTGCCGCCCGTGCTTGTAAAAACCATGCCTACAGCAGTCATATCGAATCCCTCACCGGCAGCGCTTAACGATAAACTATCCAGGTCTATATCCCGACCGAATACATCCATCTCAAAGTCCTGCCCTCTGTCCAGGTTAATAACTTGGTCAACAGGGTTTGTTGTTAGGGTAGGTATATTATTGATGTCCTCCATCTTATAACTCACCCGCAAGGTATCCTGACGGGGAAGGCTGCATCCATCATCCTGCACAATCAGGTCAAGCATGTATACTTTGTTTTTCGTATCAAAGCAATCATCAAAACAGAGAGTAGCCTTAAGGGTTTCCTGAGCGCCACCTCCTTGGTTTATAACGCCTTGTAATGCCCCGGATAAAGTAAAATTAGTTGCAGAGAAATTAACAGGTATAGCTTTTAAAACCACAAACTCAGACAGGTCAGGGTCTGTAAAGAATACGTCTATGCAACGGTTGCCGGTAGGTGTAAGCTTCAGTACTTCCCCCTCATTATAAAATGTATTTTTACCTTGTTCCCTGGCAGTTACTTTAGGCGTCTGGTTTGTTGGGCAGTTAAGTACCAGTACCTGAAAGTCGCGTCGCACTTCGCCTATCTTTTTCTTGTTTCTGAACTCCTGCACACGAATACCAAACACATAAAGGCCCGTTTTAGTAGGGCGCATAGTCAGGCGACCGGTTCGGTTATCTATATTTATAGGTGGATTTCCCTGTACCTGTATCCCGGTGCTATACCCGGGCAGCCATTCAATCTGGGGGTAAGGCGCTGGCTTAGGTGCTATGTTCTCAAAACCCGGAATGCCATAATAGGGCATAGCAGCATTTGTAAAACCATTAAGTGGTGTAATCATGTCGTAAGCCAGTGAGTCTCCGTCGGCATCTGATCCACTGAAATCAAAATAAAACAGCTCGTTTACACAGGCATAGTCGCTGAGGGGAGGAAAAAGTTTAGGAGAAGAATTTCTGAAAGCCTGGCCACTTTTAGTTACTGCCGGAAACTCCATATAAAAGGTTTGAGCAGCGTCTTCGGGTGCAACTATATTATTTATAGTTTCATTACGGCAGCAGCGCTCCCAGGTAACATAATAACCATCTGGGTGATTAAATACCTGTGGGTTCAGTACAATGGTTTCATAATAAACGATTTTCCGGGTTTGCAGCTCACCTATAGCACATTCAATGTTAGTATAAGGCACATTAGATTGGGCCTTAATGCTCATCGTAACCTGGCCCAGCCAGCGGTTTCCTGCTTTCTCGAATACATTGACAGTAATGGTTGGGTCCAAAGCCCCCGGGTCGCCATGAACCTGATCAAAGTATAGGTTAAGGGTTAGCCTATAGTTGTCTCCGCTTAAGTACTCCAACTCAAATTCGCCGCCTACAATATGCGTTGCATTAGCAGAGAAAGTACAAAGCACTATAACCAACATTAAGAGTAAACGTTGCCTCATGCAGTAAAACTTAAGGTGAAAACGGGAGTTGAAGTATTTTAAATATACTTATAAGTTTTGATACGTATACTATACCATATCAAGATTTTATAGAAGTATCGTAAGTTGTCACTTTTTGCTGCTTTACTATACTTCAGTTGGTTCAAATATGTTTTTAAGCAATTCGGAAAAGGGCAGAGGCGCGCTGAAGTGTACATCTGAATAGCTATCAGCAATAATTCTTATATAGCCCGGATGACGGTTGACACGTGTGTAATCTATCCGGATGTTACCGTACAACTGGTTGCAGATTTTGCTGCCCGGTACATCTGAAGGGAAGGGGGTAAGGTAATAGGTTTCGGTATGTTGGGTATACCTTTCATGATTTACTTTAAGTAAATCGGCAGAGCGAAGTTGGTAACCAAGTAAGAGTACCTGGTCTTTTGTGTAATCGAAAAAGAAGGAGAAGTCAGCAGGAGCAGTACCAGGCGTAAAAAAGAAGATTATTCCCTCTCGGTTTTGTTCCTGAATAAGTTGTACCCGGTAGCTGCATTGGATGCCCGCTCTTTTATAATGATATGCTTTATAAAATGAACCGGTTAAATCAAGGTAAGATCCGGTTTTTACCCACTTGTTATAGTTAGCCCGATAACCCTCTGATCGTACTAATTCACGACAAGATGGTTTACTGCTAAACAACCCTAACAATCGTTTGAAAAATCCGTTTAACGACATTTAGTAATTTAAAACAAAAACATCCGTTACCCTGAATAGTTTATTATCTTACACACTTCAGGTTTTGTTTGCAATTAATTATATCTCTCAATTTTGATATTTCAACTGCTATTTACGCTGGCTTTGGTACATAACCGCAGATATGGTAGATGGTTTAAACTTATACTTATAAGAAGATGGTTGCACAAGAATTAGAACTTAAGAAAAGGCTGCTGCAGGAATGCACAAAATTGCTTAATACGCAGATAAAGGCAGCTAAAGATGCCATGGATGACGCTCAGGAAAGCGCAAATGAGCACCAGGGGGCAATAGAAGATAAATTTGAATCGTTTAGAGAGGCCTGCCAGATACAACGGGATATGTATGCCCGCCAGCTCGACGAATTGATTACTACCATGAGTGTTTTAAAACGCATAAATGCTACCAAAGAAAGTAAGGAAGTAGCTTTTGGTGCGGTAGTACATACTAACCTGCAGAATTATTTTATTGGAGTAAGCCTGGGGCAGTTAGAAGTAGATGGTGAAACATACTATGCTATTTCAGGGATGTCGCCGGTATTTAAGGCAATGGCTGGTAAAATTGCCGGTGATACATTCGAGTTCCGGGATCAGAAGTATAAAATAGAGCAGGTTTTTTAACCGAACCTAAACCTTTTAACCGTAAAGCGAGTAATAATAATGGTAAAGGGTTAAAAAAAGAAAGGCTGGCAATGCGCCAGCCTTTCTTTGTATATATGCTTAGGTTATTTAACTCTTGTCCAGTTCTGCGTTCTGCCAATCAGCGAAATACCTATATATCCTTTCACTTCCATCTTGTCCTTACCTGTCATTTTCATGTAGCAAGAGTAGGTCTTACCACTTTCCGGGTCATAGATCGTACCGTCATCCCATTTGTTGTCGCCGTCATACTCAAAACCTTTCATGAACTCCAGGCCAAGCAACGGGCGGTTACGAAGCTTCTTCTCAGGATTATTCTCATCAACTTTAGGTTTACCATTACGAAGAGGCTCTTTTAAAGTAACAAGTTTACCGCACAGCTTATCGCCACATTTATAAATTTCAAAACGTGCTTTTCCTTCTTCGTTTGTCCAGATGCCAAGCGGAGATAATTTCTGGGCCCATGCACAGGTGCTGAACAGCATGAGTACCACTAAAGTTAATAGATGCTTTTTCATGATAGGTTTGTTGTTTGGTTTTTAGCAATTAAATATAAGAAAAATAATTCATTTAAGGTAGTGCTACGTTCTGCCTGCTTACATTTTATAGAGGTACCTTTTTGTTTTTGAGACACAGCACAAAAAGAAAAACACAAAATACGTACCCCGTTTTTCAGGGCTATACTTATACCAGTTACTGAAGGTGAAATGTATA of Pontibacter deserti contains these proteins:
- a CDS encoding DUF4920 domain-containing protein; protein product: MKNKCIFALLIGLALSSCNQQQESTTETQESVTTQAPVYGSDFSEDNILSVTQLQDALAADVDSVQATVSGEIVESCQSKGCWMDVKMADNSTMKVTFRNYGFFLPVEDLKGKSVVFTGTAKREVISVEDQRHYAEDAGKPANEIAAINSPREELRFVADGVKIK
- a CDS encoding cytochrome c oxidase subunit 3, which codes for MDSDKKNKVGSKQLSAFKKMERMHPIRMLLYLSMVGIGVLFLILLIAFMRTGGFDSENVSLPKFFSVSTVLLLFSSYTMGRVPQIYKKDKLHKMTRYLGATLALGLLFIGAQILGWREMTAAGVNFSGKASGTYLYLISALHILHLVGGIIFLFFIFFKTAHVAADSVRSLIFIRDPYRHLQLSMLRSYWNFLDFMWVGLYLVFLFIF
- a CDS encoding gliding motility-associated C-terminal domain-containing protein; this translates as MRQRLLLMLVIVLCTFSANATHIVGGEFELEYLSGDNYRLTLNLYFDQVHGDPGALDPTITVNVFEKAGNRWLGQVTMSIKAQSNVPYTNIECAIGELQTRKIVYYETIVLNPQVFNHPDGYYVTWERCCRNETINNIVAPEDAAQTFYMEFPAVTKSGQAFRNSSPKLFPPLSDYACVNELFYFDFSGSDADGDSLAYDMITPLNGFTNAAMPYYGIPGFENIAPKPAPYPQIEWLPGYSTGIQVQGNPPINIDNRTGRLTMRPTKTGLYVFGIRVQEFRNKKKIGEVRRDFQVLVLNCPTNQTPKVTAREQGKNTFYNEGEVLKLTPTGNRCIDVFFTDPDLSEFVVLKAIPVNFSATNFTLSGALQGVINQGGGAQETLKATLCFDDCFDTKNKVYMLDLIVQDDGCSLPRQDTLRVSYKMEDINNIPTLTTNPVDQVINLDRGQDFEMDVFGRDIDLDSLSLSAAGEGFDMTAVGMVFTSTGGKGAANGNLKWTAVCNSEEEAVRRVTFRLKEDDCFPSPDQTKTIEFRITAPNNAPTLTSDKAPILYELNLNEPFEANLFGDDIDLDPLQLTAVGDGFNLADLGMTFTATPGNGQARGVFNLIANCQMAERDVVRVNFILDEQTCNPAPEPVLSMEFKVKVPLLRDFIPANIFTPNGDGLNDFFEIPNLPSDFCTAQFASIKVFNRWGKEVYFSAQNNFKWDGKGVNDGVYFYLIDFGSTQYKGSVTIVR
- a CDS encoding DUF2147 domain-containing protein; this encodes MKKHLLTLVVLMLFSTCAWAQKLSPLGIWTNEEGKARFEIYKCGDKLCGKLVTLKEPLRNGKPKVDENNPEKKLRNRPLLGLEFMKGFEYDGDNKWDDGTIYDPESGKTYSCYMKMTGKDKMEVKGYIGISLIGRTQNWTRVK